A genomic stretch from Achromobacter spanius includes:
- a CDS encoding DUF3613 domain-containing protein, which produces MSDSRYSASQVLTAALATTLMALAPLTSQAQSNAPLTGGMTSSPPAAAPAQALPQAQLPARPVVQQVQTPMPQPAASAAASTQVAQPAQGAQPAAPAEEAFGDVTRGLLAAQADGRRAGNMLPVLGPVSTAAWNRYLESFSHPIPEFLQKRVETKNTN; this is translated from the coding sequence ATGTCTGACTCCCGTTATTCCGCTTCGCAAGTCCTGACCGCCGCGCTGGCCACCACGCTGATGGCCTTGGCGCCGTTGACCAGCCAGGCGCAATCGAACGCGCCGCTGACCGGCGGCATGACCAGCAGCCCGCCCGCTGCCGCGCCGGCCCAGGCCTTGCCGCAGGCGCAACTGCCCGCGCGGCCGGTGGTGCAGCAGGTGCAGACGCCGATGCCGCAGCCGGCCGCATCCGCCGCCGCTTCCACACAAGTCGCGCAGCCCGCCCAAGGCGCTCAGCCAGCCGCCCCGGCCGAGGAAGCGTTTGGCGACGTCACGCGCGGCTTGTTGGCCGCGCAGGCCGACGGCCGCCGCGCGGGGAACATGCTGCCCGTGCTGGGGCCGGTGTCCACCGCCGCCTGGAACCGCTATCTGGAGAGTTTTTCGCATCCGATCCCCGAATTTTTGCAAAAGCGCGTAGAGACCAAGAACACCAATTGA
- a CDS encoding TadG family pilus assembly protein, with the protein MPARPHRCASLPRQRGSMAVAVVFAVLVGVAMLGVAQLGYGYYMKREVQKAADLAALSAVQVLGMGSPADCTRASAAGKTSALANLPNIFDTFEAGDVTVECKLWDSTRADASGMHVFDPAGGEALNAVRLTIRKELASLFGTLGLSTTVSVSAVATNTQPVAAFTVGSRLLRLERGGLLSQLLSTVGASPAQLDVLDAAGLASVNITPSGLLQALGLPLSVATGVGTPTELAALDNLTLGQLLQATLTVVNQSGTAAADIGLISDAINTVLAVMPLNLPVKLFGDGGVLDLSVVGGDATGALAANVNALNLLETALVVANGENLINLGLSVPLLGVDARVRVVEPPTLAIGGIGTQATSAGIRVYLRLNTSNIPLVGPLLANTLGTRVDLPIIIDVAQSTGTLTNLCQAPLTEHQATIAVTASAASICLGRFPGMTSSTDQTAANFVSLTNSCQPSSFGAIQRHQVLNVLGILPLTAKVTLPVFNSTAPVSVTLTEPPGAPSTQTVNATSIDLGSLASNLADAVVGGILGDLVNAGTPLTAAERTALATNLVGGGGNNAGKSITQVFNDMQWSSAALNQLGNRLSTGGLTGVLGGTLQLVGNILTSLLVAPVNDLVCTLAITPSAIRQCRINSVAALALDGGSQVGGVLSIVVNLLQPVLAPLSALLQQLLDTLGVSVGQTDVSLLSVDCGQPRLVY; encoded by the coding sequence ATGCCCGCCAGACCTCATCGTTGTGCGTCTCTGCCCCGCCAGCGCGGCAGCATGGCCGTGGCCGTCGTATTCGCGGTGCTGGTGGGCGTGGCGATGCTGGGCGTGGCGCAACTGGGCTACGGCTACTACATGAAGCGCGAAGTGCAAAAGGCCGCGGACCTGGCCGCGCTGTCGGCGGTTCAGGTGCTGGGCATGGGGTCCCCAGCGGATTGCACGCGGGCCAGCGCGGCCGGCAAGACATCCGCCCTGGCCAACCTGCCCAACATCTTTGACACCTTCGAAGCCGGCGACGTCACGGTGGAATGCAAGCTGTGGGATTCCACCCGCGCTGACGCCAGCGGCATGCATGTGTTCGACCCCGCGGGCGGTGAAGCGCTCAACGCCGTGCGCCTGACCATTCGCAAGGAACTGGCCAGCCTGTTCGGCACCTTGGGGTTGAGCACGACCGTGTCTGTCAGCGCCGTTGCCACCAATACGCAGCCTGTGGCGGCATTCACCGTGGGTTCGCGCTTGCTGCGCCTGGAACGGGGTGGCTTGCTGTCGCAATTGCTGTCGACCGTGGGTGCCTCGCCCGCGCAATTGGACGTGCTGGACGCGGCCGGCCTGGCCAGCGTCAACATTACGCCGTCGGGCCTGCTGCAGGCGCTGGGCCTGCCGCTGTCGGTAGCCACCGGCGTGGGCACGCCGACGGAACTGGCGGCGCTCGACAACCTGACCCTGGGGCAGTTGCTGCAGGCCACGCTGACGGTCGTCAACCAAAGCGGCACGGCAGCGGCCGACATCGGCCTGATCAGCGACGCCATCAACACGGTGCTGGCGGTAATGCCGCTGAACCTGCCCGTGAAGCTGTTTGGCGATGGCGGCGTGCTGGATCTGTCGGTGGTGGGGGGAGACGCCACAGGCGCCCTGGCGGCGAACGTGAACGCGCTCAATCTATTGGAAACCGCGCTGGTTGTGGCTAATGGCGAGAACCTGATCAACCTGGGTTTGAGCGTGCCGTTGCTGGGCGTGGACGCCCGGGTGCGCGTGGTGGAACCGCCCACGCTGGCCATTGGCGGTATCGGCACCCAGGCCACCAGTGCGGGCATCCGCGTCTACCTGCGCTTGAACACCAGCAACATTCCGCTGGTGGGGCCCTTGTTGGCAAACACCCTGGGTACACGGGTTGACCTGCCCATCATCATCGATGTGGCGCAATCCACCGGCACGCTGACCAACCTGTGCCAGGCGCCGCTGACCGAGCATCAGGCCACCATTGCGGTGACCGCGTCGGCGGCCAGCATCTGCCTGGGGCGCTTTCCCGGCATGACCTCCAGCACCGATCAGACTGCCGCGAATTTCGTGTCGCTGACCAATAGCTGCCAGCCCAGTTCGTTTGGCGCCATCCAGCGCCACCAGGTGTTGAACGTGCTGGGCATTCTGCCCCTGACCGCCAAGGTCACCTTGCCGGTCTTCAATTCCACGGCGCCGGTGTCCGTCACGCTGACGGAACCGCCGGGCGCGCCGTCCACCCAGACGGTGAACGCCACGTCCATTGATCTGGGCAGCTTGGCTTCGAACCTGGCGGACGCCGTGGTGGGCGGCATCCTGGGTGATCTGGTCAATGCCGGTACGCCGCTGACCGCGGCGGAGCGCACGGCGCTAGCCACCAACCTGGTCGGCGGCGGTGGCAACAATGCCGGCAAGTCGATCACGCAGGTATTCAACGACATGCAGTGGTCCTCGGCCGCGCTGAATCAGTTGGGCAACCGGCTGTCCACGGGCGGCTTGACGGGCGTGCTGGGCGGCACGCTGCAACTGGTGGGCAATATCCTCACGTCGCTGCTGGTGGCGCCCGTGAATGACCTGGTCTGCACGCTGGCGATCACGCCCAGCGCCATCCGCCAGTGCCGCATCAATTCGGTTGCGGCGCTGGCGCTGGACGGCGGTTCGCAGGTGGGCGGGGTGCTGTCCATCGTGGTGAATCTGTTGCAGCCCGTGCTGGCGCCCCTGTCGGCCTTGCTACAGCAACTGCTGGACACGCTGGGCGTCAGCGTGGGTCAGACCGACGTGTCGCTGCTGTCCGTGGATTGCGGGCAACCCCGCTTGGTGTACTGA
- a CDS encoding sigma 54-interacting transcriptional regulator: MTQKFARDEFDVYVWEGTSDIAGRAERCLAGMDVTLVRADAGTAFPPPRDPTRPAVALVSVSVMGDNRFSGYDWLSAQAMPVIWVSAEARGRDSRYYPPEYSYTLPLSFTTSDLRKLLYELLGTLDQFNRSAPKREQPLIAVSEPMRALLAEAEMFADCRSNALIHGETGVGKERIARLLHDRAAWSDGPFVAVNCGAIPEGLFEAHFFGHAKGAFTGAVGAHKGYFEQANGGTLFLDEIGDLPLYQQVKLLRVLEQNAVTRLGSTVEIPVDFRLVAATNKDLRVLVGQDEFRADLYYRLAVIELRIPNLEQRGGEEKVAIFRALLERMGGEGEPPDWLLERVARTRYAGNVRELSNVAERVAIMRRQFQSWDQARIERIFDQIAEPLRAAGALGATSAMCEPPVFTDAERAERARILAALDVNGWRRQDTANTLGISRKVLWEKMRKLHLGGGQGETAEGVVEAS, translated from the coding sequence ATGACCCAAAAATTTGCTCGCGACGAGTTCGATGTGTATGTCTGGGAAGGCACGTCCGACATTGCCGGCCGCGCGGAACGCTGCCTGGCCGGCATGGACGTGACGCTGGTGCGCGCGGATGCCGGCACCGCTTTCCCGCCGCCGCGCGACCCGACGCGCCCCGCGGTGGCCCTGGTGTCGGTGTCGGTCATGGGCGACAACCGCTTCAGCGGCTACGACTGGTTATCGGCCCAAGCCATGCCGGTGATATGGGTGTCGGCCGAGGCGCGAGGGCGCGATTCGCGCTATTACCCGCCTGAATATTCCTACACCTTGCCGTTGTCGTTCACGACCTCTGACTTGCGCAAGCTGCTGTATGAACTGTTGGGCACGCTGGATCAGTTCAATCGATCCGCGCCCAAGCGCGAGCAGCCGCTGATCGCCGTTTCCGAGCCCATGCGGGCGCTGCTGGCCGAGGCCGAGATGTTTGCCGATTGCCGCAGCAACGCGCTGATCCACGGTGAAACCGGCGTGGGCAAGGAACGCATTGCGCGGCTGCTGCACGATCGCGCGGCCTGGTCCGACGGCCCCTTCGTGGCTGTGAACTGCGGCGCCATTCCGGAAGGGCTGTTTGAGGCGCATTTCTTCGGCCACGCCAAGGGCGCGTTCACCGGCGCGGTCGGCGCGCACAAGGGCTATTTCGAACAGGCGAATGGCGGCACGTTGTTCCTGGACGAAATCGGCGACTTGCCCTTGTATCAACAGGTCAAGCTTTTGCGCGTGCTGGAGCAAAACGCCGTGACGCGGCTGGGCTCGACGGTAGAAATTCCGGTGGATTTCCGCCTGGTCGCGGCCACCAACAAAGACCTGCGCGTGCTGGTTGGCCAGGATGAATTCCGCGCGGATCTCTATTACCGCCTGGCGGTGATCGAACTGCGCATCCCCAACCTGGAACAACGCGGCGGCGAAGAAAAGGTCGCCATTTTCCGTGCATTGCTTGAGCGCATGGGCGGTGAGGGCGAGCCACCGGATTGGCTGCTGGAGCGCGTGGCGCGCACCCGATACGCCGGCAATGTGCGTGAACTGTCCAACGTGGCTGAGCGCGTGGCCATCATGCGCCGGCAATTCCAAAGCTGGGACCAAGCCCGCATCGAGCGCATTTTTGACCAGATTGCCGAGCCGCTGCGTGCCGCGGGCGCCTTGGGCGCCACCAGCGCGATGTGCGAACCGCCGGTATTCACTGACGCCGAACGCGCCGAGCGCGCCCGCATCCTGGCTGCCCTGGACGTCAACGGCTGGCGCCGCCAGGACACCGCCAACACGCTGGGCATCAGCCGCAAGGTGCTATGGGAAAAAATGCGAAAACTGCATCTGGGCGGCGGCCAGGGTGAAACGGCGGAAGGGGTCGTCGAGGCATCTTGA
- a CDS encoding DUF2968 domain-containing protein yields the protein MNVQFIRAATRMALLGTVMSGLAACASAQPEAPRPTVKQVEDPQAAATPVTPPAAPVAPARPSSTVAELQELIQSRQVSELRTAYNGTYGASLLFKPEDLTYYVALFQQKDFWRVLKTVSEKQAESTYRAFAAQSAELAEVDIKRIKLQAEYAHAEKLLASRSAQLSTLQADRALRMQQEQQVAARQEQSRQETTALADQQKDVRQQLRDLQRQIDSLQAQQAKIDAGPGAKRGK from the coding sequence ATGAACGTCCAATTTATCCGTGCCGCCACACGCATGGCGCTGTTAGGCACGGTGATGTCCGGCTTGGCGGCGTGCGCCAGCGCGCAGCCCGAAGCGCCGCGGCCCACGGTCAAGCAGGTCGAAGACCCGCAGGCCGCTGCCACGCCGGTGACCCCGCCCGCCGCACCGGTCGCGCCCGCACGGCCGTCGTCCACGGTGGCCGAATTGCAAGAGCTGATCCAAAGCCGCCAGGTGTCGGAACTGCGCACCGCCTATAACGGTACGTATGGCGCCAGCCTGCTGTTCAAGCCCGAGGACCTGACCTATTACGTGGCCTTGTTCCAGCAGAAAGATTTTTGGCGCGTGCTGAAGACCGTGTCCGAAAAGCAGGCCGAATCCACTTACCGCGCGTTTGCCGCGCAGTCGGCGGAGCTGGCCGAAGTCGACATCAAGCGCATCAAGCTGCAAGCCGAATACGCGCATGCCGAAAAGCTGCTGGCCAGCCGCAGCGCCCAGCTCAGCACGCTGCAAGCCGACCGCGCATTGCGCATGCAGCAGGAACAGCAGGTGGCCGCGCGTCAGGAGCAGTCGCGCCAGGAAACCACGGCGCTGGCAGACCAGCAAAAGGACGTGCGCCAGCAACTGCGTGATTTGCAGCGCCAGATTGATTCGCTGCAAGCCCAGCAAGCCAAGATCGACGCGGGCCCGGGCGCCAAACGCGGCAAGTAA
- a CDS encoding DUF1178 family protein, translating to MALKVFDLQCEHSHIFEGWFGSHDDYDAQQARGLVTCPVCGSASITKRLSAPRLNVSHLHAPAQPPAVPAGASDAEKMAAVQAVVMKQVRALLRSTENVGPRFAEEARRIHDGDADERPIRGTATPEEREALAEDGIEVMAVPDFLDDERLQ from the coding sequence ATGGCTCTTAAAGTTTTCGACCTGCAGTGCGAGCACAGCCACATCTTTGAAGGCTGGTTCGGTTCGCACGACGACTATGACGCGCAACAGGCGCGTGGTCTGGTCACGTGCCCTGTTTGCGGCTCGGCCAGCATCACCAAGCGGCTGTCGGCGCCGCGCCTGAACGTGTCGCACCTGCATGCGCCGGCCCAGCCGCCCGCGGTGCCGGCCGGCGCGTCGGACGCCGAGAAAATGGCGGCCGTGCAGGCCGTGGTCATGAAGCAGGTGCGGGCGCTGTTGCGCAGCACCGAAAACGTCGGCCCCCGCTTTGCGGAAGAAGCCCGCCGCATCCACGACGGCGACGCCGACGAGCGCCCCATCCGTGGCACCGCAACGCCGGAAGAACGCGAGGCCCTGGCCGAGGACGGCATTGAAGTCATGGCGGTGCCTGACTTCCTGGACGACGAACGCTTGCAGTAG